In the Kribbella sp. NBC_00482 genome, one interval contains:
- a CDS encoding SRPBCC family protein: MAEPLARGRPGAQASRGPEYAVSRRQCHAVHTRRRPTARENPMPDLTESITVHSSADALYRLVSDLPRMSEWSPECTRVTWSSSSDESAEGPVPGARFVGHNRVGVVRWFTFGRVLTAQPGRRFTFDITFGPIPISRWDYEFTPTATGCEVTESWTDHRPSVLKLLFRPVFGNRAPRNVHGIHTTLIRLKSAAEATARA; encoded by the coding sequence ATGGCGGAGCCTTTGGCTCGCGGACGTCCCGGCGCGCAGGCGTCACGGGGCCCTGAGTATGCCGTCAGCCGCCGACAGTGTCACGCTGTGCACACCAGGCGACGGCCGACAGCAAGGGAAAACCCGATGCCGGATCTGACCGAGTCCATCACAGTGCATTCGTCCGCTGACGCACTGTATCGGTTGGTCAGCGATCTACCTCGGATGAGCGAGTGGAGCCCGGAGTGCACCCGCGTCACCTGGTCCTCGTCCTCCGACGAATCGGCCGAGGGTCCGGTGCCAGGGGCGCGGTTCGTCGGGCACAACCGGGTCGGCGTCGTCCGATGGTTCACCTTCGGGAGGGTGCTGACCGCGCAGCCCGGCCGCCGGTTCACCTTCGACATCACCTTCGGCCCGATCCCGATCTCACGCTGGGACTACGAGTTCACCCCCACTGCGACCGGCTGCGAGGTCACCGAGTCCTGGACCGACCACCGCCCGTCGGTCCTGAAACTCCTCTTCCGACCCGTCTTCGGCAACCGCGCCCCACGCAACGTCCACGGCATCCACACGACGCTGATCCGGCTGAAATCCGCCGCCGAGGCGACCGCGCGAGCCTGA
- a CDS encoding pyridoxamine 5'-phosphate oxidase family protein, whose product MKETEAEVTQLQTLLDAAYERSTEHLRSIITGPRQLDSNELVQVLTGMCTLNLATVTAQGEPRISAVDGHFLHARWVFTTSASAAKARHLKKRPAASISYVDGERLGVFSHGNVEFLTADHPDFAAIEEHLTKHYGSSPSSWGDDIVYCRLQPSWMVGYAFDKSAVLETPAR is encoded by the coding sequence ATGAAGGAGACAGAGGCGGAAGTCACACAGTTGCAGACGCTCCTCGACGCGGCGTACGAGCGGTCGACCGAGCATCTGCGCAGCATCATCACGGGGCCGCGGCAGCTCGACTCAAACGAGCTGGTGCAGGTTCTGACCGGGATGTGCACGCTGAACCTGGCCACCGTGACCGCGCAGGGCGAGCCGCGGATCAGCGCGGTGGACGGGCACTTCCTGCATGCGCGGTGGGTGTTCACCACGTCGGCGTCGGCGGCGAAGGCGCGGCACCTGAAGAAGCGCCCGGCGGCGAGCATCTCGTACGTCGACGGCGAGCGGCTCGGGGTGTTCAGCCACGGGAACGTCGAGTTCCTGACCGCGGATCACCCGGACTTCGCCGCGATCGAGGAGCACCTCACCAAGCACTACGGCAGCTCGCCGTCGAGTTGGGGCGACGACATCGTCTACTGCCGTCTCCAGCCCTCCTGGATGGTCGGGTACGCGTTCGACAAGTCGGCTGTGCTGGAGACACCAGCGAGGTGA
- a CDS encoding YjbQ family protein: MDSVVLDIHTGAREVVLDLTSRCEQFVSGRGDGLLHVFVPHATAGVAILETGAGSDLDLLAVLEDLLPRDFEWQHRHGSPGHGRDHVLPALIPPYATVPVLRGRLTLGTWQSICLVDTNRDNPDRHVRLSFLAG, from the coding sequence ATGGACTCAGTGGTTCTGGACATTCATACCGGTGCTCGTGAGGTCGTCCTCGACCTCACGAGCCGGTGTGAACAGTTCGTCTCCGGTCGCGGCGACGGCCTGCTGCACGTGTTCGTGCCGCACGCGACGGCCGGTGTCGCGATCCTCGAGACCGGCGCCGGCAGCGACCTCGATCTGCTGGCGGTGCTGGAGGACCTGTTGCCGCGGGACTTCGAGTGGCAGCACCGGCACGGTTCGCCCGGACACGGTCGTGACCACGTGCTGCCGGCGCTGATTCCGCCGTACGCGACCGTGCCGGTGCTGAGGGGCCGGCTGACGCTCGGCACCTGGCAATCGATCTGTCTGGTCGACACCAATCGCGACAATCCCGACCGGCATGTCCGGTTGTCGTTCCTGGCCGGTTAA
- a CDS encoding ATP-binding protein, whose product MSDTDGRADGRRGFADLLLDLRVQAGLSQEELADRAGLSVRSIREMEAGRVARPRKDSVRLLASALGLRPDDTDQFLAAAGHGSVRPVVRAVAPSPPVVSVADAVPTGLRWRGTRPIPDGLVGREQELFELESLLRQNRLVTLVGPGGVGKTELALAAADRFSGADTTVVVVDLTTVQRDAAVPSAILDAFGTAPGTSDLDDVLSGRKPGDLVIVEDNAEHVLDGVATVANRMVRSFPGIGVLVTSRIPLGLPDEVVRRVQVLGVPANDEDFEAIAASPAVEMFCRRVARVRPGFTLALSNAPTVARLVRRLDGLPLALELAAARAGSLSVEAILAALDDRFRLLSGPRRFGAPHQRTLADTIAWSVDALSDPARQLLYRTSVLGSPFTLEAVAGVCTGTPIDEADVPMLLAELVEKSLLQPVHEFEQLYGARYKLLETIREHAYAGLSSQGDDLTEFRNRAVEWCSTYVSGLEGAWSSPDRDRRYRAAHANSALFEVALARAGELGEWDTAARIVLGFRIAWQYQASVAESGIRWATLCAENVSDKETSGRLLAIAGRLSSLTGDIRGARRHYEEARTRIPGETEMGLVARGGWVSSGSHLLDTQSLAEIPALVDDARKHGDVQRSATVQATCGLALLRWGRLVEAKELLLAWEAALINPGVYPDEIAYMALSRVDLELGNLSGARHWAQLARDSQASDDPERTKVAGCLAMVEYHDGGYDEARALLDQADADIRGHRGYFDYLVMLYRSRLARAAGEAEQARVTILDALNRLLLEGRVVYLLEVLPEAVAVLHALGRSEAGDAVCGQLLAWQRSMDPPMLPTAWAVLQESCESASVADGWPEPDPSAAVQRLANDVLAALSSPLL is encoded by the coding sequence GTGTCGGACACGGATGGCCGGGCGGACGGTCGGCGGGGATTCGCCGATCTGTTGCTCGACTTGAGGGTCCAGGCCGGCCTCTCCCAGGAGGAGCTGGCCGACCGGGCCGGGCTGAGTGTCCGGTCGATCCGCGAGATGGAGGCCGGCCGGGTCGCGCGCCCGCGCAAGGACTCCGTCCGCCTGCTCGCCTCTGCGCTCGGTCTGCGGCCCGACGACACCGACCAGTTCCTCGCTGCTGCGGGGCACGGCTCGGTGCGTCCCGTCGTGCGGGCGGTGGCGCCGTCACCGCCGGTCGTCTCGGTCGCGGACGCCGTACCGACAGGTCTGCGCTGGCGTGGCACTCGCCCGATCCCGGACGGGCTCGTCGGTCGTGAGCAGGAGCTGTTCGAGCTCGAGTCGCTGCTGCGGCAGAACCGGCTCGTCACGCTCGTCGGTCCTGGCGGGGTCGGCAAGACCGAGCTTGCGCTCGCCGCGGCCGACCGGTTCTCCGGCGCCGACACGACCGTCGTCGTCGTCGACCTCACCACCGTCCAGCGCGATGCCGCCGTACCGTCGGCGATCCTGGACGCCTTCGGCACAGCCCCGGGTACGTCGGACCTCGACGACGTACTGTCCGGTCGCAAGCCCGGCGACCTGGTGATCGTCGAGGACAACGCCGAGCACGTTCTCGACGGTGTCGCGACGGTCGCCAACCGGATGGTCCGCAGCTTCCCGGGGATCGGTGTGCTGGTCACGTCCCGGATCCCGCTCGGTCTGCCGGACGAGGTGGTACGCCGGGTGCAGGTGCTCGGCGTACCGGCGAACGACGAGGACTTCGAGGCGATCGCGGCGTCACCGGCGGTCGAGATGTTCTGCCGCCGCGTCGCGCGGGTGCGACCGGGCTTCACGCTGGCCCTTTCGAACGCCCCGACTGTCGCGCGGCTGGTCAGGCGACTGGACGGCCTGCCGCTCGCGCTGGAGCTCGCGGCCGCGCGGGCCGGGTCGCTGTCGGTGGAGGCGATTCTCGCTGCGCTCGACGACCGGTTCCGATTGCTGTCCGGGCCGCGGCGGTTCGGTGCGCCGCATCAGCGGACGCTGGCCGACACGATCGCGTGGAGCGTCGATGCGCTCTCGGACCCGGCGCGGCAGCTGCTGTACCGGACCTCGGTGCTCGGCTCACCGTTCACCCTCGAGGCCGTCGCGGGTGTTTGCACGGGCACTCCGATCGACGAGGCCGACGTACCGATGCTGCTGGCCGAGCTCGTGGAGAAGTCGCTGCTGCAGCCTGTGCACGAGTTCGAGCAGTTGTACGGCGCGCGGTACAAGCTGCTGGAGACGATTCGGGAGCACGCGTACGCCGGGCTGTCGTCACAGGGCGATGACCTCACGGAGTTCCGGAACCGGGCGGTCGAGTGGTGTTCGACGTACGTCTCGGGGCTCGAGGGTGCGTGGTCGTCACCGGACCGCGATCGGCGGTACCGGGCGGCGCATGCGAACTCGGCACTGTTCGAGGTGGCGCTGGCGCGCGCGGGCGAGCTGGGGGAGTGGGACACCGCTGCGCGGATAGTGCTCGGGTTCCGGATCGCGTGGCAGTACCAGGCGAGTGTCGCCGAGAGCGGGATCCGGTGGGCGACGCTGTGCGCCGAGAACGTGTCCGACAAGGAGACGAGCGGGCGGCTGCTTGCCATCGCCGGCCGGCTGTCCAGTCTGACCGGTGACATCCGTGGTGCTCGGCGGCACTACGAGGAGGCGCGTACGCGCATCCCGGGTGAGACAGAGATGGGCCTGGTCGCCCGGGGCGGCTGGGTGTCGTCCGGGTCGCACCTGCTCGATACACAGAGCCTGGCCGAGATCCCGGCGCTGGTAGATGACGCTCGCAAGCATGGCGACGTACAGCGGTCTGCCACTGTGCAGGCGACCTGTGGACTGGCGCTGCTGCGGTGGGGTCGTTTGGTGGAGGCCAAGGAGCTCCTGCTTGCGTGGGAGGCCGCACTGATCAATCCGGGTGTCTACCCGGACGAGATCGCGTACATGGCGCTCAGCCGCGTCGACCTCGAGCTGGGGAACCTGTCCGGCGCCCGTCACTGGGCACAGCTCGCCCGCGACAGCCAGGCGTCGGACGACCCGGAGCGCACCAAGGTCGCCGGGTGCCTCGCGATGGTGGAGTACCACGACGGCGGGTACGACGAGGCGCGGGCGCTGCTCGACCAGGCCGACGCCGACATCCGCGGGCACCGTGGGTACTTCGACTACCTGGTGATGCTCTACCGATCCCGGCTGGCTCGTGCCGCCGGTGAGGCCGAGCAGGCGCGCGTGACGATTCTGGACGCGCTGAACCGGTTGCTGCTCGAAGGGCGGGTCGTCTACCTGCTCGAAGTACTGCCGGAAGCTGTGGCCGTGCTGCACGCGCTCGGGCGCTCGGAGGCGGGAGACGCCGTCTGCGGCCAGTTGCTGGCGTGGCAGCGGTCGATGGACCCGCCGATGCTGCCGACCGCGTGGGCGGTCCTGCAGGAGTCCTGCGAGAGCGCCTCTGTCGCGGACGGGTGGCCGGAGCCGGACCCGTCGGCCGCCGTACAGCGGCTGGCGAACGACGTACTCGCTGCGCTTTCTTCGCCGCTTCTATGA
- a CDS encoding DegV family protein translates to MAARVQVVTDSTAGLSTHELLRHPLTVVPLQVVIGGTSYDDGATSADAVAEALKTFTPVSTSRPSPHTFAETYAACAANGAEAVVSIHLSGDMSGTFEAAMIGAKESPIPVHVVDSRSLGMGLGFPVLAAAAAAAAGEDAITVEAAARARMKTISSYFYVDTLEYLRRGGRIGAAQALLGTALAVKPLLTISGGRIVPLEKVRTSSRAIARLADIAVQRAGDTPVQIAVHHLANLEKAQTLADDLATRLPHADEIVLREVGAVIGAHVGPGLLAVVVSPH, encoded by the coding sequence ATGGCAGCCCGCGTGCAGGTCGTCACCGACTCCACGGCCGGTCTGTCCACGCACGAACTGCTCCGCCACCCGCTGACCGTCGTACCGCTCCAGGTCGTGATCGGCGGGACGTCGTACGACGACGGCGCCACCTCGGCAGACGCGGTCGCGGAGGCGCTGAAGACCTTCACGCCGGTGTCGACCAGCCGGCCCTCGCCGCACACGTTCGCCGAGACGTACGCCGCGTGCGCCGCGAACGGCGCCGAGGCGGTCGTCTCGATCCATCTGTCCGGTGACATGTCCGGCACGTTCGAGGCCGCGATGATCGGTGCCAAGGAGTCTCCGATCCCGGTCCACGTGGTCGACTCCCGCTCGCTCGGCATGGGCCTCGGGTTCCCGGTCCTCGCCGCGGCCGCCGCAGCCGCCGCCGGGGAGGACGCCATCACGGTCGAGGCCGCCGCCCGCGCCCGGATGAAGACCATCTCGTCGTACTTCTACGTCGACACCCTCGAATACCTCCGCCGCGGCGGCCGCATCGGCGCCGCCCAAGCACTCCTCGGTACGGCGCTAGCGGTCAAGCCACTGCTCACCATCAGCGGCGGCCGGATCGTCCCCCTCGAAAAGGTCCGCACCTCCAGCCGAGCCATCGCCCGCCTCGCCGACATCGCCGTCCAACGCGCCGGCGACACCCCCGTCCAGATCGCGGTCCACCACCTCGCCAACCTGGAAAAAGCCCAAACCCTCGCCGACGACCTGGCCACCCGCCTCCCCCACGCCGACGAAATAGTCCTCCGAGAAGTAGGCGCCGTCATAGGAGCCCACGTAGGCCCCGGCCTCCTAGCCGTAGTAGTAAGCCCCCACTAA
- the holA gene encoding DNA polymerase III subunit delta: MAARKGSAPKLGDVLLVTGTESFLADRAVRSAIAAVSKNAETNGDSAVEVTDLEASTLDVGVFAELTGPSLFATERVLVLRGLENLPSEMAPHLIEYAGSSSDDVLAILVHSGGQKGKGVLDKLRKASVTEVVATAPKAWELPQFVAGEIRLHGGTVDEGAASALVDAVGHDLRALAGACSQLVSDSGGQAVTTQLIGQYFGGRAEVTSFAVADATIAGRTEPALEQLRWALDCGVAPVLVTSAMAGGLRGLAKYSSAPSGMREADLAREVGVPPWKLKQLKQQSRNWTPGGLAAAIKAVAQADADVKGASGDAGYALERMVLTITRAHGRR; encoded by the coding sequence GTGGCTGCTCGTAAAGGTTCTGCGCCGAAGCTGGGCGATGTCCTCCTCGTGACCGGGACCGAGTCGTTCCTGGCGGATCGGGCCGTGCGGTCGGCGATCGCGGCGGTGTCGAAGAACGCGGAGACCAACGGCGACAGCGCGGTGGAGGTGACGGATCTCGAGGCGTCGACGCTGGATGTCGGGGTGTTCGCGGAGCTGACCGGGCCGTCGTTGTTCGCGACCGAGCGGGTGCTGGTGCTGCGCGGGCTCGAGAACCTGCCGAGTGAGATGGCGCCGCATCTGATCGAGTACGCCGGATCGTCGTCGGACGACGTACTCGCGATCCTGGTGCACTCCGGTGGGCAGAAGGGGAAGGGCGTCCTCGACAAGTTGCGGAAGGCATCGGTCACGGAGGTCGTCGCGACGGCGCCGAAGGCGTGGGAGCTTCCGCAGTTCGTGGCGGGGGAGATCCGGCTGCACGGTGGGACGGTCGACGAAGGCGCGGCGTCAGCGCTGGTGGACGCGGTCGGTCACGATCTGCGGGCGCTGGCGGGGGCGTGTTCGCAGCTGGTGTCGGATTCGGGCGGTCAGGCGGTGACGACTCAGCTGATCGGGCAGTACTTCGGTGGGCGGGCGGAGGTCACGAGCTTCGCGGTTGCGGATGCGACGATCGCCGGCCGGACGGAGCCCGCGCTGGAGCAGCTCCGGTGGGCCTTGGACTGCGGTGTGGCGCCGGTGCTCGTGACGAGTGCGATGGCGGGCGGGCTGCGGGGGCTGGCGAAGTACTCGAGTGCGCCGAGTGGGATGCGGGAGGCGGACCTGGCGCGCGAGGTCGGCGTGCCGCCGTGGAAGCTCAAGCAGCTCAAGCAGCAGTCACGCAACTGGACTCCGGGCGGTCTCGCGGCCGCGATCAAGGCGGTTGCGCAGGCCGACGCGGACGTCAAGGGCGCCTCGGGCGACGCCGGCTACGCGCTGGAACGCATGGTCCTGACCATCACCCGAGCCCACGGCCGCCGCTAA
- a CDS encoding helix-hairpin-helix domain-containing protein: MRGGWTPEQPRPDRLRDARWTLTPRHIAVLAVVLILGLTWAAWTFLRARPEPLPDTRPTTTTAGSAVSQPTPTQPGSAPAQTQPATNQSAGPNQPPAANQSTGANQSAGVNQPPGANQTPGINQTPGAGTSSGQPLVVVHVAGKVRRPGLIRAPAGSRVADVLTLAGGPLRGVDLTTLNLARQVTDGEQIIVGATTQPPPPNQPSPSAGPSPSSAPNAPVNLNTATVEQLDALPGVGPVLAQRILDYRTQNGPFTTIDQLQEVPGVGPKKFDSLKPHVRI, from the coding sequence GTGCGAGGCGGATGGACCCCCGAACAACCCCGACCCGATCGACTACGCGACGCCCGCTGGACCCTCACCCCACGCCATATCGCAGTCCTGGCCGTAGTACTCATCCTCGGCCTGACCTGGGCCGCCTGGACCTTCCTCCGAGCCCGCCCCGAACCCCTCCCCGACACCCGCCCAACCACCACAACCGCAGGCTCCGCAGTAAGCCAGCCAACCCCCACCCAACCCGGCTCCGCCCCAGCCCAAACCCAGCCAGCCACCAACCAATCCGCCGGCCCCAACCAGCCACCAGCCGCCAACCAATCCACCGGCGCCAACCAATCCGCGGGCGTCAACCAACCGCCAGGCGCCAACCAAACCCCAGGCATCAACCAGACGCCCGGCGCCGGGACCTCATCCGGCCAACCGCTCGTGGTGGTGCACGTCGCAGGAAAGGTCCGCCGACCCGGCCTCATCCGCGCCCCAGCAGGCTCCCGCGTAGCCGACGTACTCACCCTCGCCGGCGGCCCACTCCGAGGCGTAGACCTCACCACCCTCAACCTCGCCCGCCAAGTAACCGACGGTGAACAAATCATCGTCGGCGCAACCACCCAACCCCCACCCCCGAACCAGCCGTCGCCATCCGCCGGGCCAAGCCCGTCCTCAGCCCCCAACGCCCCCGTCAACCTCAACACCGCCACCGTCGAACAACTCGACGCCCTCCCCGGCGTAGGCCCCGTCCTGGCCCAACGAATCCTCGACTACCGCACCCAGAACGGCCCATTCACCACCATCGACCAACTCCAGGAGGTCCCCGGCGTAGGCCCCAAGAAGTTCGACTCCCTAAAACCCCATGTCCGCATCTAA
- the rpsT gene encoding 30S ribosomal protein S20 — protein MANIKSQIKRNRQNEAARLRNKSVKSTLKTAVRRFHEAVDAGEAEKATETARKAGRLLDKAVSKGVIHANQAANRKSAIFKKAASL, from the coding sequence GTGGCGAACATCAAGTCCCAGATCAAGCGCAACCGCCAGAACGAGGCTGCGCGACTTCGCAACAAGTCGGTGAAGTCGACCCTCAAGACGGCTGTTCGCCGCTTCCACGAGGCCGTCGACGCCGGTGAGGCCGAGAAGGCCACCGAGACCGCCCGCAAGGCCGGCCGGCTGCTCGACAAGGCCGTCAGCAAGGGCGTCATCCACGCCAACCAGGCGGCGAACCGCAAGTCGGCCATCTTCAAGAAGGCCGCTTCCCTCTAA
- a CDS encoding ComEC/Rec2 family competence protein, with the protein MGGLAVAASLHTAALRAGPVQELAAGSATVTVRLKIDGDPSLRRSTTSRRPPYVVVRATIEEIRSRTGSEHAIRQRVRTPVLVVGTAKWEHVRYGQHVDASGRLEQVEGGAEVAAMLSTRSPPRTVDEPPWWLRAAERVRAGLRDAVAGEPPDVRGLVPALVMGDVSGVSADLDADFQTTGLTHLSAVSGTNLTLLLAFLLPLARLLGVRARGLTVVGLLTVVVFVVLARPQPSVLRAAAMGLIALAAMTSGGGRRRAVRSLSVAVIVLLLLDTSLARSAGFALSVLATAGIILLGPGWRDALAKWMPGWLADAISCPLAAQLACTPVVAWLSGEVSLVAVAANLLAGPMVGPATILGFVAAGVALASSELAHVVGWAAGWPARWIILVAREGADLPGAANAWPATVVGVAVLTVLCLALVLGLHRILARPIAMILAVVLLAVVVLRPVGSFGWPPDDWVFVACDVGQGDGLVLRAGDRTAVVVDTGPDPVAMDRCLKDLDIQYVPVVVLSHFHADHVGGLAGVLNDRRVDEIEVTPYFSPQAEYDRVVDLASRHGVVVRTVAFREQRVVGKVGWTTLWPAKVPALPAAGTSSATSTDEGSPENNASIAMMVELDGLRILLTGDLEPESQRAVVATGADLRADVLKVPHHGSAQQDPGFIAAANARLALISAGRDNDYGHPAPRTLELLSHIATRTATTNVSGPLVVTNTNNHLALTTHPRLQEGG; encoded by the coding sequence GTGGGTGGGTTGGCGGTCGCCGCGTCGCTCCACACTGCTGCCCTGCGCGCAGGACCCGTGCAGGAGCTCGCCGCCGGCTCGGCGACTGTCACCGTCCGGCTCAAGATCGACGGCGATCCGTCGCTCCGGCGGAGCACCACCAGCAGGCGGCCGCCGTACGTCGTGGTGAGGGCGACCATCGAGGAGATCCGCAGCCGTACCGGCTCGGAGCATGCGATCCGGCAACGGGTGCGTACGCCGGTCCTGGTGGTGGGGACTGCGAAATGGGAGCACGTCAGGTACGGGCAGCATGTTGACGCGAGTGGGAGGCTCGAGCAGGTAGAAGGTGGCGCCGAGGTGGCCGCGATGCTCTCGACCCGGTCGCCGCCGCGGACTGTGGATGAGCCGCCGTGGTGGTTGCGTGCGGCCGAGCGGGTCCGGGCAGGACTGCGCGACGCGGTGGCGGGTGAGCCGCCGGACGTTCGTGGGCTCGTGCCCGCACTCGTCATGGGCGACGTCTCTGGCGTATCGGCGGACCTCGACGCGGACTTCCAGACCACAGGCCTGACGCACCTGTCCGCCGTTTCAGGGACGAACCTGACGCTCCTGCTCGCGTTCCTCCTCCCGCTAGCGCGCCTGCTCGGTGTGCGGGCGCGCGGGCTGACCGTGGTCGGGCTGTTGACTGTTGTCGTGTTCGTCGTCCTGGCCAGACCACAGCCGAGCGTCCTCCGGGCGGCCGCGATGGGACTGATCGCGTTGGCGGCGATGACCAGCGGGGGAGGGCGGCGCCGCGCCGTACGCAGTCTGTCGGTTGCAGTGATCGTGTTGCTGCTGCTCGACACGTCGCTCGCGCGCTCAGCCGGGTTCGCGCTGTCGGTGCTCGCGACTGCTGGCATCATCCTGCTCGGACCCGGTTGGCGGGATGCGTTGGCGAAGTGGATGCCTGGCTGGCTGGCCGACGCGATCTCGTGCCCGCTTGCCGCGCAGCTCGCCTGTACGCCGGTCGTCGCGTGGCTGTCGGGTGAAGTGTCGCTGGTCGCCGTCGCCGCCAATCTGTTGGCAGGACCAATGGTCGGACCGGCCACGATTCTCGGCTTCGTCGCGGCCGGAGTCGCGTTGGCGAGCAGCGAGTTGGCGCACGTCGTCGGCTGGGCCGCCGGATGGCCGGCCCGCTGGATCATCCTGGTTGCCCGGGAAGGCGCGGACCTCCCGGGCGCCGCCAATGCGTGGCCGGCGACCGTCGTCGGTGTGGCCGTACTGACGGTGCTCTGCCTGGCGCTCGTGCTGGGTCTGCATCGCATCCTGGCTCGCCCGATAGCGATGATCTTGGCGGTGGTCCTGCTCGCGGTCGTCGTACTGCGTCCGGTCGGATCGTTCGGATGGCCGCCTGACGACTGGGTGTTCGTCGCCTGCGATGTCGGACAGGGGGACGGTCTGGTGTTGCGGGCGGGTGATCGTACGGCGGTCGTTGTCGACACCGGGCCGGATCCGGTGGCGATGGATCGGTGCCTGAAGGACCTGGATATCCAGTACGTCCCGGTCGTCGTGCTGAGTCACTTCCATGCGGATCATGTCGGCGGGTTGGCCGGCGTACTGAACGATCGGCGGGTGGACGAGATCGAGGTGACGCCGTACTTCTCGCCGCAGGCTGAGTACGACCGGGTGGTTGATCTGGCGTCGCGGCATGGGGTGGTTGTGCGTACGGTCGCGTTCCGGGAGCAGCGGGTCGTGGGGAAGGTGGGGTGGACGACGCTGTGGCCGGCGAAGGTGCCTGCGCTGCCTGCTGCGGGTACATCGTCGGCGACGTCCACGGATGAAGGGTCGCCGGAGAACAACGCGAGCATCGCGATGATGGTCGAGCTCGACGGTCTCCGGATCCTGCTCACCGGCGACCTGGAGCCCGAGTCGCAGCGCGCCGTCGTGGCGACGGGAGCCGATCTGCGGGCAGATGTGTTGAAGGTCCCGCACCATGGGTCGGCTCAGCAGGACCCTGGGTTCATCGCTGCTGCGAACGCGCGGCTGGCCCTGATCTCCGCTGGGCGCGACAACGACTACGGGCACCCGGCGCCGAGGACCCTGGAGCTCCTGTCCCACATCGCGACCCGAACAGCCACCACCAACGTCAGCGGTCCCCTCGTCGTCACCAACACGAACAACCACCTCGCCCTGACCACCCACCCACGCCTACAGGAAGGGGGCTAG
- a CDS encoding isochorismatase family protein: MTSPVDALVLVDLQTAFVSGPDAVPSAATLLDRTGDLLDRARAAGAVVVHLQNDGPPGADDEPGTPGWELYLPLKPGPREHVIRKPRDDGFDATPLGEILVSAGVRSLAICGVMSEMCVHATAKTALARGYRVVLPYDAHATYDAPAVPGVADKIPAHIVSRVAAWSLGDQPENTTPTSAVTF; encoded by the coding sequence ATGACCTCACCCGTCGACGCCTTGGTGCTCGTCGATCTGCAGACCGCATTCGTCTCCGGCCCCGACGCAGTACCCAGCGCAGCTACCCTCCTGGACCGGACAGGCGACCTCCTGGACCGAGCCCGAGCCGCCGGCGCAGTCGTCGTACACCTGCAGAACGACGGCCCACCCGGCGCGGACGACGAGCCCGGAACGCCCGGCTGGGAGCTGTACCTGCCGCTGAAGCCCGGTCCCCGCGAGCACGTCATCCGCAAGCCCCGCGACGACGGTTTCGACGCGACGCCACTCGGGGAGATTCTGGTGTCGGCCGGCGTACGGTCACTCGCCATCTGCGGCGTCATGTCGGAGATGTGCGTACACGCGACAGCCAAAACCGCACTCGCCCGCGGCTACCGAGTCGTCCTCCCGTACGACGCCCACGCCACGTACGACGCACCAGCCGTCCCCGGCGTAGCAGACAAGATCCCAGCCCACATCGTCTCCCGAGTAGCCGCCTGGTCCCTGGGCGACCAACCCGAAAACACCACGCCGACCTCCGCGGTCACCTTCTAG